From the genome of Alteromonas stellipolaris:
AGGTATCGTTACATGAATATATAGTGTAACGAGGCGAACGAGGGGAACTGAAACATCTAAGTACCCTTAGGAAAAGAAATCAACCGAGATTCCCCTAGTAGCGGCGAGCGAACGGGGATTAGCCCTTAAGCAATTATGAACGTAGTGGAAGCCTCTGGGAAGTGGCGCGATACAAGGTGATAGCCCTGTACACGAAGTGTTTGTTTTTGTGAAATCGAGTAGGTCGGGACACGTGTTATCTTGACTGAATATGGGGGGACCATCCTCCAAGGCTAAATACTCCTAACTGACCGATAGTGAACCAGTACCGTGAGGGAAAGGCGAAAAGAACCCCTGTGAGGGGAGTGAAATAGAACCTGAAACCGTATACGTACAAGCAGTGGGAGCCCCATCACTAAGTGCCTTTAGTGATGTGACTCACAAAGTGCAACCGTTTGATAAGCGCGTAACGTTGACCTGCGAAGCAGCCAACGGTAAACCGCCAAAAATCAAGCAGGGTGCTTAGTGATGGGGTGACTGCGTACCTTTTGTATAATGGGTCAGCGACTTATATTTAGTAGCAAGGTTAAGCGAATAGCGGAGCCGTAGCGAAAGCGAGTGTTAACTGCGCGTTTAGTTGCTAGGTATAGACCCGAAACCCGGTGATCTAGCCATGGGCAGGTTGAAGGTTGAGTAACATCAACTGGAGGACCGAACCCACTAACGTTGAAAAGTTAGGGGATGACTTGTGGCTGGGGGTGAAAGGCCAATCAAACCGGGAGATAGCTGGTTCTCCCCGAAATCTATTTAGGTAGAGCCTCGGACGAATTCCATTGGGGGTAGAGCACTGTTAAGGCTAGGGGGTCATCCCGACTTACCAACCCTTTGCAAACTCCGAATACCAATGAGAACTATCCGGGAGACACACGGCGGGTGCTAACGTCCGTCGTGAAGAGGGAAACAACCCAGACCGCCAGCTAAGGTCCCAAAATATTGCTAAGTGGGAAACGATGTGGGAAGGCATAGACAGCTAGGAGGTTGGCTTAGAAGCAGCCACCCTTTAAAGAAAGCGTAATAGCTCACTAGTCGAGTCGGCCTGCGCGGAAGATGTAACGGGGCTAAGCAATATACCGAAGCTGCGGATACGTGTTTACACGTATGGTAGGGGAGCGTTGTGTAAGTGGATGAAGGTGGATTGAGAAGTCTGCTGGACATATCACAAGTGCGAATGCTGACATGAGTAACGATAATGGGAGTGAAAAACTCCCACGCCGGAAGACCAAGGTTTCCTGTCCCATGCTAATCAGGGCAGGGTAAGTCGGCCCCTAAGGCGAGGCAGAAATGCGTAGTCGATGGGAAACGGATTAATATTTCCGTACTTATATAATCAGTGATGGAGGGACGGAGAAGGCTAAGCAAGCTTGGCGTTGGTTGTCCAAGTGAAAGCAAGTAGGCCGAGTGTTTAGGTAAATCCGGACGCTTAAAGCTGAGATGCGAGACGAGCTACTACGGTAGTGAAGTTGTTGATGCCCTGCTTCCAGGAAAAGCTTCTAAACTTATGATTATATAAACCGTACCCCAAACCGACACAGGTGGTCAGGTAGAGAATACTAAGGCGCTTGAGAGAACTCGGGTGAAGGAACTCGGCAAAATTGTACCGTAACTTCGGGAGAAGGTACGCCCTTGTTTGTGATAGGACTTGCTCCTTGAGCAGATGAGGGCCGCAGTGACCAGGTGGCTGGGACTGTTTATTAAAAACACAGCACTCTGCTAACTCGCAAGAGGACGTATAGGGTGTGACACCTGCCCGGTGCCGGAAGGTTAATTGATGGGGTTATCTTCGGAGAAGCTCTTGATCGAAGCCCCGGTAAACGGCGGCCGTAACTATAACGGTCCTAAGGTAGCGAAATTCCTTGTCGGGTAAGTTCCGACCTGCACGAATGGTGTAACCATGGCCACGCTGTCTCCACCCGAGACTCAGTGAAATTGAAATCGCAGTGAAGATGCTGTGTACCCGCACCTAGACGGAAAGACCCCGTGAACCTTTACTACAGCTTGGCACTGAACATTGAACCTACATGTGTAGGATAGGTGGGAGGCTTCGAAGCACAGTCGCTAGATTGTGTGGAGCCGTCCTTGAAATACCACCCTTGTATGTTTGATGTTCTAACATTGGTCCCTTATCGGGATTATGGACAGTGTCTGGTGGGTAGTTTGACTGGGGCGGTCTCCTCCCAAATAGTAACGGAGGAGCACGAAGGTTAGCTAATCACGGTCGGACATCGTGAGGTTAGTGCAATGGCATAAGCTAGCTTAACTGCGAGACAGACACGTCGAGCAGGTACGAAAGTAGGTCATAGTGATCCGGTGGTTCTGTATGGAAGGGCCATCGCTCAACGGATAAAAGGTACTCCGGGGATAACAGGCTGATACCGCCCAAGAGTTCATATCGACGGCGGTGTTTGGCACCTCGATGTCGGCTCATCACATCCTGGGGCTGAAGTCGGTCCCAAGGGTATGGCTGTTCGCCATTTAAAGTGGTACGCGAGCTGGGTTTAGAACGTCGTGAGACAGTTCGGTCCCTATCTGGTGTGGGCGTTGGATGATTGATGGGAGCTGCTCCTAGTACGAGAGGACCGGAGTGGACGAACCGCTGGTGTTCGGGTTGTCATGCCAATGGCATTGCCCGGTAGCTACGTTCGGAACGGATAACCGCTGAAAGCATCTAAGCGGGAAGCCGGCCCAAAGATGAGTCATCCCTGACTTTTAAAGTCCGGAAGGGTTGTTATAGACGATGACGTTGATAGGCAGGATGTGGAAGCGTTGTAAGGCGTTAAGCTAACCTGTACTAATTGCCCGAGAGGCAGAGGCTTTATATCTTGAGTGTTGTAAGACAAAGCTAATAGCAACTAGAGTAGTAGTACTCAGTGCTCAAAGATTGATTACGTGAATATCAGAATTCCTAAATTGTTAATTATTAAAGTAATATGGACTAAATAAGTCGGTATTACGCAAACTAACGTTTGCAAAAGTTTTTGCTTGGCAGCCATAGCGATACGGTACCACCTGATCCCATTCCGAACTCAGAAGTGAAACGTATTAGCGGCGATGGTAGTGTGGGGTTTCCCCATGTGAGAGTAGCACACTGCCAAGCTCCCATTCGAAGAAAGGGCTATCCTAACGGATAGCCCTTTTTTTATGCTTGTAGAAAAGTGTGAGTTAGCGCGAAGCCCGTTGGTAGAAGTTACCATGTAGCTTACTTATGCTGATCGACTGACTCCAGCCGTATCCAGATCTTCAAAATAATATATTAATACGCCACTACTGAAAACTATGGTTAAAGTGAGTCGCTTAATTACGTACCTATAGTAAGTTACACAGAAAAAATAATAAAATCATGTGAGGCTAGTAGGTTAAGCTACATATTTCATGCCATAGCTTATCTGTCTGCTTTAAAACATAAGCTTTCAATTTAAGTAATTTAGTTAATCCCATAAGCCCCACCAAGTGAAATATGAACATGAAAGTATATGTGGGCATAAAGCCCACTAAACCAGAAGCATAAGTAAGATTGCTGAGGCGTTTAAAACGCCTCTTTGTATATCTGTGCGATATCTTGTTTGCTTAATACTCTTGGGTTGTTACGTAGTAACCGAGTCACCTTGCTCGCTTCTTCCGCTAACAAGGGAATAGCGTCTTCGCTAATGTCAAAGTCACGCAGTGTGGCGGGGATCTCTACGTTTCTGCACAATGCTTCAATGGCATCTACTACCTGATTAGCAATCTCTAACGTGGTTTTATTGGCAACGGGTAAGTGTAAAAAAACCGCCACATCTACAAATCGCTGTTGGCATGCGCCTATATTCCAGCGCATAACATGGGGCAACATAACCGCATTGCTCATCCCGTGAGATAAATGAAAGCGACCGCCTAGGGGGTAAGCTAGCGCATGCACGGCGCCAACTCCTGCGTTCCCAAATGCCAAACCTGCCATTAAACTTCCTGTTGCCATATCTTCACGTGCTTTAATATCGTGGCCGTTTGCATAGGCTAGGGGGAGCGAGTGAAAGATAAGTGTCATGGCCTTGCTAGCCAGTGCATCGGTGATAGGGCTGGCATTAACGGATAAGTAGGCCTCAAGCGCATGCACAAAGGCATCCACACCGCTGGCGGCAGTAATGTGTTTCGGGCAGCTTAATGTCATTTCAGGTGTCACAATCGCAACATCGGGTAACAGGTAATCGCTTACTATGCCTTTTTTAACGTGCGCGATGGGGTCGGCCAATATGGCAATATTAGTGACTTCTGAACCTGTACCCGCCGTGGTGGGAATGGCAATGAGGGGTAATGTGCGCCCTGCAACCAAGTTCTCACCAAACAGCTCTGTAATATTGCCCGTGTAATCAAACGTAGCCGCAAGCACTTTGGCGCTGTCTATTGCGCTACCGCCGCCAACGGCAATAATTCCGTCTACTTTATGTTGTTTTAATCGAGTAAGTCTTTGCTCAATAATGCCTATTTCAGGTTCAGGGGGAATGTCGTCTATTACAATAGTGCATTCGCAATTCAGCACATTGGTTACATGGCTAAGGGCACCTGATTGGCTAACGCCTTTATCGGTAATAATGGCGGGGGCCTTTATGTTTAATCTTGAAAGCTCATTGGCAAGGTTCGCTAACGCACCCTCGCCCGTAATGAGTTTATTGGCTGATTTGAAGACCGATACCTGCATAGTGCACCTGCTGTAAAAACTGAGCTTGATGCCAATGTAGAGGGATTAGGTGCTGTTTACAAATTAGTAACAATGATAATGGTAGAAAAGGGAAACGCTTTAAAAAGTGTCCATATAAGATTAGTAGGCATAAAAAAACCGCAAACATTGTTTGCGGTTTTTAGTTGTCGCTCTAATAGTCAGCGTTAGCTTTAATTACTAAGCTTTTGATTACTTAGCTTTGCCTTGCTTAGCAACGGCATCCATCATTGCTTTAATCGCTTCTGGGTCGCCTAAGTATTCTTTAGAGATAGGCTTCAAGTTTTCGTCTAGCTCGTATACCAAAGGTACGCCAGTTGGAATATTTAGGCTTAGTACGTCTTCATCAGACATGCCATCTAAGTATTTAACCAATGCGCGAAGGCTGTTGCCGTGAGCAGCGATAATAACGCGCTTGCCAGCTTGAATGTCTGGACGAATAACATCGTGCCAGTAGGGAAGTACACGCTCGATGGTCATCTTCAAGCTTTCACCGCGAGGAAGGATCTCGGCATCAACGTTATTGTAACGACGATCTACCCCTGGGAAGTGTTCGCTGTCAGTATCTACTGCTGGTGGTGGAATGTCGAAACTACGACGCCAAACTTTAACTTGCTCTTCACCATGCTTAGCGGCCGTTTCAGCTTTGTCTAGCCCTGTAAGCGCACCGTAGTGACGCTCGT
Proteins encoded in this window:
- the gpmA gene encoding 2,3-diphosphoglycerate-dependent phosphoglycerate mutase, encoding MYKLVLIRHGESQWNLENRFTGWHDVDLTDTGVAQAKTAGQLMKDAGFEFDQAYTSVLLRAIKTLNISLEEMGQHYLPVERHWRLNERHYGALTGLDKAETAAKHGEEQVKVWRRSFDIPPPAVDTDSEHFPGVDRRYNNVDAEILPRGESLKMTIERVLPYWHDVIRPDIQAGKRVIIAAHGNSLRALVKYLDGMSDEDVLSLNIPTGVPLVYELDENLKPISKEYLGDPEAIKAMMDAVAKQGKAK
- a CDS encoding iron-containing alcohol dehydrogenase, with translation MQVSVFKSANKLITGEGALANLANELSRLNIKAPAIITDKGVSQSGALSHVTNVLNCECTIVIDDIPPEPEIGIIEQRLTRLKQHKVDGIIAVGGGSAIDSAKVLAATFDYTGNITELFGENLVAGRTLPLIAIPTTAGTGSEVTNIAILADPIAHVKKGIVSDYLLPDVAIVTPEMTLSCPKHITAASGVDAFVHALEAYLSVNASPITDALASKAMTLIFHSLPLAYANGHDIKAREDMATGSLMAGLAFGNAGVGAVHALAYPLGGRFHLSHGMSNAVMLPHVMRWNIGACQQRFVDVAVFLHLPVANKTTLEIANQVVDAIEALCRNVEIPATLRDFDISEDAIPLLAEEASKVTRLLRNNPRVLSKQDIAQIYKEAF